ATTGCCGTCGAAGGTTACGGAAACACCCGAGCCCAGGCTGACCGTCACGGGGCGGGTAACCACTGCCGCAGGTGAGCCGCTGACCGGTGTTACCGTAAAGCTGAAAGGCACAAATGTAGGCACGGCCACGGACGAAGACGGCAGGTATGCCCTGACCCTGCCCGACGAAGGCGGCATACTGGAATTCTCTTTCATCGGATTTACCACACAGGAAGCGGCAGTGGAAGGCCGTAGGGTGATCAACATCACCATGAGCGAAAGCAATGATTCGCTCGATGAAGTAGTCGTAGTGGCGTACGGCACACAGAAAAAAGCGACCATGACGGGCGCCGTTTCCGCCATCAATGCAAAGGAACTCAAAACATCCACCCAGTCCAACCTCACCAATATGCTCGCCGGCAAATTACCCGGCCTGCGCGTGGTTCAGCGCACCAGCGAACCGGGGAACTACGAATCCTATTTCGACATCCGGGGCATGGGCAGCCCGCTGATCGTAGTGGATGGCGTGGTACGGACGGACTTCAACAAGATAGATCCGAACGAGATCGAAAGCATCTCCGTGCTGAAAGACGCATCCGCCGCCATATACGGCGTAAAATCCGCCAACGGTGTGATACTGGTGACCACCAAAAAAGGCCTTGCCGGGAAGACGGAGATCTCCTACTCCGGCGTGTACGGATGGGCCAATGTAACCAGCACGCCCGAAGTAGGCAATGCGGTGGACTGGATGACGCTCACCAATGAAAATGTGCAACTGAACAATATCATCAACAACCGCAGCGATGCCCTTCCCTTCTCCGATGCCGATATCAATGAATATGCCAGCGGCGCAAAGCAGAGCACGGACTGGCAGGGACTGGCGCTGCAGGAATTTGCCCCCCAGCAGCAGCATAACCTCAACCTCCGCGGCGGCACCGAAAAAACAAAATACTTCGTATCCCTGGGGTATTTCGATGAGATGGGCATCTGGAAATCAGGCGACCTGAACTACAAACGGTACAACTTCCGCTCCAACCTCTCCGTGCAGATCCGGAAAGACCTGGAAGCGGAACTGCATGTAGACGGGATCTTTGATGAAAAGAACGAGCCGGGCGGTACGCAGGACAGGGTACTGATGTTCAAATCCATGTGGATGCAAATCCCTACCCTTTCTGTTTATGCCAACGACAACCCGGAATACCTGAACGCCGCAGTGGCCGATGGCACGCACCCGCTGGCGATCACATCTACCGCCATGTCCGGCTACATCCGTACACAGAACAGGGCATTCCAGGGTTCTTTTGCGCTGAACTATACACCGGAATACCTTCCCGGCCTGAGAGCCAGATTCCTGTACAGCCACTACAACCTGGCGCGGAACGTAAAAACCTACAAAAAGAAATATCCGCTGTACACATACGACCAGGTGAATGATACCTATACGCCAACGTACATGCAAAGCCCCTCGTATCTCCGCCAGGAATACGGGCTGAACTACAAACACCTGGTGCAGACCTCCCTCAACTACGAACGCAATTTCAATAAACACGGCGTAAAGGGATTGCTGATGTACGAGCTGCGGACCGATGCCGGTGATAATTTTGCGGCCCGCCGCGATCTTGTGCTGGAGGTTGACCAGCTTTATGCCGGCGATCCCTCCACACAACAGGCCACGGCCAATGCAGGCGCCATCATTGATGATGCGAACCTCGGCCTCATAGGCAGGCTGAACTACGATTATGACGGGCGTTATCTGCTGGAATATGCATTCCGTTACGATGGTTCCTCCAAGTTCATGGCCGGCAGCCGCTGGGGCTTTTTCCCCTCCGTTTCCGCAGGCTGGCGTATATCGGAGGAGAAATTCTTCCGGGACAACATAACCTTTGTAGACAACCTGAAGCTGCGCGCTTCCTGGGGCAAGATGGGTGACGATGCGGCATCCAGCTTCCAGTTCGTGGACGGGTTCTCCTATCCCAGCGGCTACTATTATTTCAACAACGGCCTTGTTTCCGGGCTCGGATTCCAGCGCCTGCCGAACTACCATCTCACCTGGTTCGAAGCAACCACTACGGACATCGGGCTGGAAGGCAGCCTCTGGAAGAATAAACTGCGCTTCGAGTTCGATGTATTCCAGCGACACCGTACCGGCCTCCTGGCCACCCGTAACCTCACACTGCCAGGCACTGTAGGCGCAGGGCTGCCGCAGGAAAACCTGAACAGCGACCTTACCCGCGGTTACGAACTGACGCTGGGCCATTCGGGCAAGATCCGCGATGTGCAGCTAAGCATAACCGGGAATGTGGCCTATGCGCGCACAAAGAACCGTTATATAGAAAGAGCGCTGCCGGGGAATGCATACGACAACTGGCGCGGCAATCCCAACGAAAGATGGAACAATATCATCTGGGGCTACCGCGTGATCGGCCGTTTCCAGACAATGGACGAGATCTACAATGCTCCCGTGCAGGATGGCAACGGCAACCGCTACCTCCTCCCCGGCGACCTGAAATACCTGGATGTGAATAATGATGGCGTGATAGACAGCGGCGATGAAACGCCCATCGGTCGCGGTACCACCGCCACCTCCGGTTACGCCAGCCCGAACCGTTTCCCGGAATACACCTTCGGCCTCACGCTGAATGCGGGCTACAAGGGATTCGATCTTTCCATACTGATGCAGGGTGCGGCCAACTTCGATGTGATATACGGCGGCGCCCTTCAGACGCCGCTCCGCTGGGGCAGGAACAGCCTGGCCATATTCAACGACAGATGGCATCTTGCCGATATGAATGACAAGAACAGCGAATGGGTGCCCGGAAAATACCCGGCTTACCGCACCACCACCAATTCCAACTACAAGGTATCCGATTTCTGGCTGCAGGATGCTTCCTTCCTCCGCCTGAAAAGTGTGGAGGCCGGATATACCTTCCCGCAGCGCATCCTGGGCAGAACAGGCATCCGGAACCTGCGCGTGTATGTGAACGGCTTCAACCTGCATACCTGGACGAAGATCAAATTCATCGACCCGGAACAAACGCCGCAGGACAACAGTTCCCTGTATCCGATCACCCGGAACTTCAATTTTGGTGTAAACATTTCACTCTGAGGGCGCGATCACGGAGGCTCTGTATGACAAACATCCGAGGCTCCATCCGACCCGAAAAAAAATAAAAAATAAACGGATGAAAAATAAAACAAGACTGGCAGGCTTCACACTGCTGCTTTGCATAGTGTTCCAGTCATGCCTGAAAATACTGGACAAAAGTCCGTTCAACATTCTGCCGGAAGATGAGATACTGTTAAGTGAATCCGGTGTGGAAGCCTATATGGCAAGCCTGTACAACCTGTTGCCGGTTGAGGACTTCAACTTCA
This genomic stretch from Chitinophaga sp. XS-30 harbors:
- a CDS encoding TonB-dependent receptor, with translation MSLRQLRLQDALDALEKKADVKFVYSKSIIETGQLVVIRAQQDKLSAVLDRLLTPIGISYAVVDDRIVLNRARDAIRSVPEILRELPSKVTETPEPRLTVTGRVTTAAGEPLTGVTVKLKGTNVGTATDEDGRYALTLPDEGGILEFSFIGFTTQEAAVEGRRVINITMSESNDSLDEVVVVAYGTQKKATMTGAVSAINAKELKTSTQSNLTNMLAGKLPGLRVVQRTSEPGNYESYFDIRGMGSPLIVVDGVVRTDFNKIDPNEIESISVLKDASAAIYGVKSANGVILVTTKKGLAGKTEISYSGVYGWANVTSTPEVGNAVDWMTLTNENVQLNNIINNRSDALPFSDADINEYASGAKQSTDWQGLALQEFAPQQQHNLNLRGGTEKTKYFVSLGYFDEMGIWKSGDLNYKRYNFRSNLSVQIRKDLEAELHVDGIFDEKNEPGGTQDRVLMFKSMWMQIPTLSVYANDNPEYLNAAVADGTHPLAITSTAMSGYIRTQNRAFQGSFALNYTPEYLPGLRARFLYSHYNLARNVKTYKKKYPLYTYDQVNDTYTPTYMQSPSYLRQEYGLNYKHLVQTSLNYERNFNKHGVKGLLMYELRTDAGDNFAARRDLVLEVDQLYAGDPSTQQATANAGAIIDDANLGLIGRLNYDYDGRYLLEYAFRYDGSSKFMAGSRWGFFPSVSAGWRISEEKFFRDNITFVDNLKLRASWGKMGDDAASSFQFVDGFSYPSGYYYFNNGLVSGLGFQRLPNYHLTWFEATTTDIGLEGSLWKNKLRFEFDVFQRHRTGLLATRNLTLPGTVGAGLPQENLNSDLTRGYELTLGHSGKIRDVQLSITGNVAYARTKNRYIERALPGNAYDNWRGNPNERWNNIIWGYRVIGRFQTMDEIYNAPVQDGNGNRYLLPGDLKYLDVNNDGVIDSGDETPIGRGTTATSGYASPNRFPEYTFGLTLNAGYKGFDLSILMQGAANFDVIYGGALQTPLRWGRNSLAIFNDRWHLADMNDKNSEWVPGKYPAYRTTTNSNYKVSDFWLQDASFLRLKSVEAGYTFPQRILGRTGIRNLRVYVNGFNLHTWTKIKFIDPEQTPQDNSSLYPITRNFNFGVNISL